A DNA window from Pontimonas salivibrio contains the following coding sequences:
- a CDS encoding AzlD domain-containing protein yields MSAIWWSVIAASLLVFALKFVGYLVPQKIVSGPVVSRVAGLVTIALLSSLVASQTLAGDGGIVLDARIPAVLVAGLLLWFRAPFIVVIVAAALVAAGLRFLGWMP; encoded by the coding sequence ATGAGCGCTATTTGGTGGAGTGTGATCGCGGCGTCGCTACTGGTTTTTGCGTTGAAATTTGTCGGCTACCTGGTGCCTCAAAAGATTGTGTCGGGTCCGGTGGTGTCTCGGGTGGCGGGGTTGGTCACCATTGCTTTGTTGAGCTCCTTGGTGGCCTCACAGACCCTCGCGGGCGATGGCGGAATCGTGCTTGATGCGCGAATTCCCGCCGTGCTGGTAGCGGGCCTCTTGCTGTGGTTTCGTGCACCGTTCATTGTGGTGATTGTCGCAGCCGCACTCGTCGCGGCAGGCCTTCGGTTTCTGGGTTGGATGCCTTAA